The Synechococcus sp. WH 8016 genome includes a region encoding these proteins:
- a CDS encoding sulfurtransferase TusA family protein has protein sequence MRDAPSDHYLDLRGTPCPINFIRCRLALEAMAPGQHFQVDLDRGEPEEMVIPGLTREGHQVEVIDQAKDWVRLQVVCGGG, from the coding sequence ATGCGTGACGCCCCCTCCGATCATTATCTGGATCTAAGGGGCACCCCCTGTCCAATCAATTTCATTCGTTGTCGTTTGGCCTTAGAGGCCATGGCCCCCGGTCAGCATTTTCAGGTTGATCTCGATCGGGGAGAGCCTGAGGAGATGGTGATACCGGGGCTCACTCGGGAGGGTCATCAGGTGGAGGTGATCGACCAAGCCAAGGATTGGGTGCGTCTTCAGGTGGTGTGTGGTGGTGGTTGA
- the rsgA gene encoding ribosome small subunit-dependent GTPase A — MVVVDQPAQSGMVVALQANYLEVELDQVSELIPSRLLCTRRTRLSHRGEAVFVGDRVRVEAIDVSHARAVVADVEPRFSFLTRPPVANATTVVVALAVDQPAFDPDQASRFLLTAERTSLVVQLVLTKTDLLEPEALETLRLHAWGYPPLLVSTSNGLGLSNLKERLAGSPLSVLCGPSGVGKSSLLNALIPDLELRIGAVSGRLQRGRHTTRHVELHRLGAEARVADTPGFNRPELPDDPRNLEVLFPELRAQLEHHPCRFRDCLHRDEPGCGVTRDWERYPIYRRAVEELLGLSRPSRGG, encoded by the coding sequence GTGGTGGTGGTTGATCAGCCGGCTCAGTCCGGCATGGTTGTGGCGCTCCAGGCCAACTACTTGGAGGTGGAGCTCGATCAGGTTTCCGAGTTGATTCCCTCACGACTGCTTTGCACGCGGCGCACGCGCTTGAGTCATCGCGGGGAGGCGGTCTTTGTTGGAGATCGGGTCAGGGTAGAAGCCATTGATGTGAGCCATGCCCGTGCGGTGGTCGCTGATGTGGAACCTCGCTTCAGTTTTCTGACACGCCCGCCTGTCGCCAATGCCACCACGGTGGTCGTGGCATTGGCCGTGGACCAACCAGCGTTTGATCCGGATCAGGCCAGTCGTTTTTTGTTGACAGCAGAGCGAACGTCCCTTGTTGTGCAGCTGGTTCTCACGAAAACCGATCTCTTAGAGCCGGAGGCATTGGAGACCCTGCGCCTGCATGCCTGGGGGTATCCCCCTTTATTGGTGTCGACGAGCAACGGCCTTGGGCTCTCCAATTTGAAAGAACGTCTTGCTGGATCGCCTCTTTCTGTGCTTTGTGGGCCCTCAGGCGTTGGCAAGAGCTCCTTGCTGAATGCCCTGATCCCTGATCTCGAGCTGCGGATCGGCGCCGTTTCCGGACGGTTACAGCGGGGACGTCACACCACGCGGCATGTGGAGTTGCATCGCTTGGGCGCTGAGGCACGCGTTGCTGATACACCCGGTTTCAACCGGCCAGAGTTGCCAGATGACCCCAGAAATCTTGAGGTGTTGTTTCCAGAATTACGCGCGCAACTCGAGCATCATCCCTGCCGTTTTCGGGATTGTTTGCATCGTGATGAACCTGGATGCGGAGTCACGCGCGATTGGGAGAGATACCCGATCTACAGGCGAGCCGTAGAGGAACTTCTGGGTCTTAGCCGCCCATCCCGGGGAGGTTGA
- a CDS encoding YbaB/EbfC family nucleoid-associated protein has protein sequence MAGFGLPNFGQLTEAFRKAQQIQQDAQKLQEELDAMEIEGNSEDGRASIWLSGNQQPLRVRLDPTLLSEGQEATEAATLAALQSAYERSTGTMKERMEELTGGLNLNLPGMGG, from the coding sequence ATGGCAGGGTTTGGACTTCCCAATTTCGGACAGCTCACCGAGGCCTTCCGAAAGGCTCAACAAATCCAGCAAGACGCGCAAAAACTGCAAGAAGAACTCGATGCCATGGAGATCGAGGGCAACAGTGAAGACGGTCGAGCCAGTATCTGGTTATCCGGCAATCAACAACCCTTGAGGGTGCGGCTGGATCCAACCCTGCTGAGCGAAGGACAGGAAGCCACAGAAGCCGCCACACTCGCGGCTTTGCAATCCGCCTATGAACGCTCCACCGGCACGATGAAAGAACGCATGGAAGAACTCACTGGCGGACTCAATCTCAACCTCCCCGGGATGGGCGGCTAA
- the murB gene encoding UDP-N-acetylmuramate dehydrogenase: MFTGDRSLNALLESGVLQQQVSLANYTTWRVGGPAQWLAEPNDAEQCLALLQWAQTEGLTTRVIGAGSNLLIADAGLPGLTLCLRRLQGSQLDAETGQVKALAGEPLPTLARRAARLGLHGLEWAVGIPGTVGGAAAMNAGAQGGSTADSLTYVEVIDRSLTDAVKTTTMLSNAELDYDYRHSLLQGSEHLVIAAQFQLEPGHDAKELMRKTSGNLSHRTTTQPYQWPSCGSVFRNPEPEKAGQLIEGLGLKGKRIGGAEVSPVHANFIVNVGDATADDIRSLIDFVQNEVERIHGITLHPEVKRLGFQTTD, encoded by the coding sequence ATGTTCACCGGCGATCGCAGCCTGAATGCCCTTCTCGAGTCTGGGGTTCTCCAACAACAGGTGTCCCTCGCGAACTACACCACTTGGCGGGTGGGAGGTCCAGCGCAATGGTTAGCCGAGCCCAACGATGCTGAACAATGTCTCGCGCTTCTCCAGTGGGCCCAAACGGAAGGGCTCACCACCCGAGTGATTGGAGCGGGATCAAACCTGCTGATTGCTGACGCTGGTCTTCCAGGCCTCACTCTGTGCTTACGCCGCCTGCAAGGCAGCCAACTAGATGCTGAAACAGGTCAGGTGAAGGCTCTAGCGGGTGAACCGCTTCCCACGCTTGCCAGGCGCGCGGCGAGACTCGGCTTGCACGGGCTGGAATGGGCCGTTGGCATCCCTGGAACCGTGGGAGGGGCCGCGGCCATGAACGCAGGAGCTCAGGGCGGCTCCACAGCCGACTCGCTGACCTACGTGGAGGTGATCGATCGATCGCTAACGGACGCGGTGAAGACCACCACGATGCTCAGCAACGCCGAGCTCGACTACGACTACCGCCACAGCCTTCTTCAAGGCAGCGAACACTTAGTGATTGCGGCGCAGTTCCAATTAGAGCCAGGCCACGACGCCAAGGAGTTAATGCGAAAGACCAGTGGCAACCTCAGTCATCGCACCACCACCCAGCCATACCAATGGCCAAGCTGCGGAAGTGTGTTCCGCAACCCAGAACCCGAAAAAGCTGGTCAGCTCATCGAAGGCTTAGGGCTCAAGGGGAAACGCATCGGAGGCGCCGAGGTCTCACCGGTGCATGCCAATTTCATCGTCAACGTTGGCGATGCCACGGCCGATGACATCCGCTCCCTGATCGACTTCGTGCAGAACGAAGTGGAGCGAATCCACGGAATCACTTTGCATCCTGAAGTGAAACGCCTGGGCTTTCAAACGACCGATTAG
- the murC gene encoding UDP-N-acetylmuramate--L-alanine ligase yields the protein MADSIQSQKHIHFIGMGGIGMSALALILAERGHSVSGSDRKLTPAMQALETKALALFESQVSNNFTHLSERGINAPLVVVSTAIPSTNPELIEARRLDLTIWHRSDLLAWLIEQQPAIAVAGSHGKTTTSTVVTTLLATVGEDPTAVIGGVVPCYGSNGHSGNGRLLVAEADESDGSLVKFKASLGMITNLELDHTDHYRNLDDLIETMKTFGRSCKRLLINQDDPILQEHFQADACWSVHHCETADYAALPVQLDGDRTIADYYEQGQRMGRITLPLPGLHNLSNVVAALAACRMEGVPLEALLSAVTELRSPGRRFDFRGEWQNRQVVDDYAHHPSEVQATLTMAQLMVQSGRSPLPRTPQRLLAVFQPHRYSRTQEFLNAFAQALLSADALVLAPIYGAGEQPIEGIDSELLARSIRLMDPHQPVFVANTMDELTGLVMQHSQPEDLILAMGAGDVNSLWDRLSQQGIGGEASCSPAIAA from the coding sequence TTGGCCGATTCGATCCAATCCCAGAAGCACATTCACTTCATTGGGATGGGCGGCATCGGCATGTCGGCCTTGGCCCTGATTCTTGCGGAACGTGGCCATTCCGTGAGCGGATCCGATCGCAAACTCACACCTGCCATGCAGGCGCTTGAGACGAAAGCACTCGCCCTCTTCGAAAGCCAGGTCTCCAACAATTTCACCCACCTCAGCGAGCGAGGCATTAACGCGCCCTTGGTGGTGGTCAGCACGGCCATTCCCAGCACCAATCCAGAGCTGATCGAAGCGCGACGCTTGGATTTAACGATTTGGCATCGCTCCGACCTTCTGGCCTGGTTGATCGAACAACAACCCGCGATCGCTGTTGCCGGTAGCCATGGAAAAACCACCACAAGCACTGTGGTGACCACGCTCCTTGCCACCGTTGGCGAAGATCCCACCGCCGTGATTGGTGGTGTCGTCCCCTGTTATGGCAGCAACGGCCACAGCGGAAACGGTCGTCTGCTGGTGGCTGAGGCAGACGAATCGGATGGATCCCTGGTGAAGTTCAAGGCCAGCCTCGGGATGATCACCAATCTCGAACTGGACCATACGGACCATTACCGCAATCTCGACGACCTGATCGAGACGATGAAAACCTTTGGCCGAAGCTGCAAACGCCTGCTGATCAATCAAGACGATCCGATTCTTCAAGAACACTTTCAAGCCGATGCCTGTTGGTCTGTTCACCACTGCGAAACCGCCGATTACGCCGCTTTGCCTGTGCAACTTGATGGGGATCGCACCATCGCCGACTATTACGAGCAAGGACAACGGATGGGTCGAATCACCCTTCCCCTGCCTGGTCTGCACAACCTGAGCAACGTGGTGGCGGCCTTAGCGGCCTGCCGCATGGAAGGTGTTCCCTTGGAGGCCCTTCTGTCGGCTGTGACAGAACTGCGTTCACCAGGTCGCCGCTTTGATTTCCGTGGGGAGTGGCAAAACCGACAAGTGGTGGATGACTATGCCCATCACCCCAGCGAAGTTCAGGCCACTCTGACCATGGCCCAACTGATGGTGCAAAGCGGCCGAAGCCCCCTACCACGCACACCCCAACGCCTTCTCGCTGTTTTCCAACCGCACCGCTACAGCCGGACTCAAGAGTTTCTCAACGCGTTTGCCCAGGCACTCTTATCCGCTGACGCCCTCGTTCTTGCGCCGATTTATGGCGCCGGTGAACAACCAATCGAGGGCATCGATAGTGAGCTTCTGGCACGCTCCATTCGGCTGATGGATCCCCATCAACCCGTCTTTGTGGCCAACACGATGGATGAGCTCACAGGACTGGTGATGCAGCACAGTCAGCCTGAAGACTTGATTTTGGCGATGGGCGCTGGTGATGTGAACAGTCTCTGGGACCGTCTGTCCCAGCAAGGAATTGGAGGAGAGGCGTCATGTTCACCGGCGATCGCAGCCTGA
- the gap gene encoding type I glyceraldehyde-3-phosphate dehydrogenase has protein sequence MTLRVAINGFGRIGRNVLRGWISRGADTGLEIVGMNSTSDPKTSAHLLTYDSILGRLDPSVDIKTTDDSMFINGKEIKFFADRNPLNCPWKEWGVDLVIESTGVFNTDEKASMHIQAGAKKVILTAPGKGAGVGTFVVGVNDDQYRHEDWDILSNASCTTNCLAPIVKVLDQNFGMEWGLMTTIHSYTGDQRILDNSHRDLRRARAAALNMVPTTTGAAKAVALVYPEVKGKLTGFAMRVPTPNVSAVDLTFGTSKGPSVEDVKAVMKSASENGMKGIIKYSDLPLVSTDYAGTNESTIFDADLTYAMGDKAVKILAWYDNEWGYSQRVVDLAEVVAKGWK, from the coding sequence ATGACCTTGCGCGTTGCCATCAATGGATTCGGCCGAATTGGTCGCAATGTGCTGCGAGGTTGGATCAGTCGCGGTGCTGACACTGGTCTGGAAATCGTGGGCATGAACTCCACGTCTGATCCCAAGACCAGCGCACACCTGCTCACCTACGACTCGATTTTGGGTCGTCTGGATCCATCAGTGGACATCAAAACCACCGATGACTCCATGTTCATCAATGGCAAGGAAATCAAATTCTTCGCCGATCGCAACCCCCTCAATTGCCCCTGGAAGGAATGGGGAGTGGATCTGGTGATCGAATCCACCGGTGTGTTTAACACCGATGAGAAGGCCAGCATGCACATCCAGGCTGGTGCCAAGAAGGTGATTCTCACCGCCCCTGGTAAGGGTGCTGGGGTCGGCACATTCGTGGTTGGAGTCAACGACGATCAGTACCGCCACGAAGATTGGGACATCCTCAGCAACGCCAGTTGCACCACCAACTGCTTGGCGCCCATCGTCAAAGTTCTGGATCAGAACTTCGGCATGGAATGGGGTTTGATGACCACTATTCACAGCTACACCGGTGACCAGAGAATCCTGGACAACAGCCACCGCGACTTGCGTCGTGCCCGTGCAGCTGCCCTGAACATGGTGCCAACCACAACCGGCGCAGCCAAGGCTGTTGCCCTGGTTTACCCCGAAGTGAAGGGCAAGCTCACCGGCTTCGCCATGCGCGTTCCCACTCCCAACGTGTCCGCTGTTGACCTCACCTTCGGAACCTCCAAGGGCCCATCGGTTGAAGATGTCAAAGCAGTGATGAAGAGTGCCTCGGAAAATGGCATGAAGGGAATCATCAAGTACAGCGACTTGCCCCTCGTTTCCACCGATTACGCCGGCACGAACGAATCAACAATCTTTGATGCTGATCTCACCTACGCCATGGGTGACAAAGCTGTGAAAATTCTTGCTTGGTATGACAATGAGTGGGGCTACAGCCAGCGCGTCGTCGACTTGGCTGAGGTTGTTGCCAAAGGTTGGAAGTAA
- the thiL gene encoding thiamine-phosphate kinase, with product MSITLAELGEAELLDRLAGFAPPGQLNDDTALLPPDSRALLVNTDVMVEGVHFSDATTAPADVGWRAVVANLSDLAASGSEQVEGITVGLVAPGTTSWWWVEQVYQGISEALEHFGGTLLGGDCSTGNQRLLSISAFARVGPLRLHRAEAQPGDLLMSSGPHGLSRLGLALLQDTPLPSARSLPLTLKEQAIRCHQRPWPRFDALQTLIACKPDHLPWRAGGTDSSDGLLAAVTGLCRSSGCGAVLRREALPRAASWPCDGPWDRWCLCGGEDFELVLSLPPEWAESWTQHQPGSYCFGAITTDEGKILWADDGALLQPSGFSHYG from the coding sequence GTGAGCATCACGCTGGCCGAACTCGGAGAAGCGGAGCTGCTGGACCGTCTAGCCGGCTTTGCTCCCCCCGGCCAGCTCAACGACGACACAGCCTTGCTTCCACCTGATTCCAGGGCTCTGCTCGTGAACACCGACGTCATGGTGGAAGGTGTTCATTTCAGCGATGCCACCACCGCCCCCGCCGATGTGGGTTGGCGTGCCGTTGTCGCCAACCTGTCTGATCTAGCGGCCAGCGGCTCCGAGCAGGTGGAGGGGATCACGGTGGGCTTGGTAGCCCCAGGAACCACATCCTGGTGGTGGGTCGAACAGGTGTATCAAGGCATCTCAGAAGCTCTCGAGCACTTTGGTGGAACTCTGCTGGGAGGTGACTGCAGCACCGGCAACCAACGACTGCTCTCCATCAGTGCCTTTGCACGGGTCGGACCGTTGCGACTGCATCGAGCAGAGGCCCAACCGGGTGATCTGCTGATGAGCAGCGGCCCCCATGGACTGAGCCGACTTGGCCTGGCACTCCTGCAAGACACACCGCTCCCCAGCGCACGCTCTCTTCCTCTCACGCTGAAAGAGCAAGCGATTCGATGCCACCAGCGCCCATGGCCAAGGTTTGACGCCCTTCAGACCCTCATCGCCTGCAAACCCGACCACCTTCCCTGGCGAGCCGGTGGGACCGATAGCAGCGATGGCCTGCTTGCTGCCGTGACCGGTCTCTGTCGAAGCAGTGGCTGCGGCGCTGTTCTGCGCAGAGAGGCTCTCCCACGCGCCGCTAGCTGGCCCTGTGACGGCCCATGGGATCGCTGGTGCCTCTGTGGAGGCGAAGATTTCGAACTCGTGCTGAGCCTGCCTCCTGAGTGGGCTGAATCCTGGACACAGCATCAGCCTGGAAGTTATTGCTTCGGAGCCATCACGACCGACGAAGGCAAGATCCTCTGGGCCGACGATGGTGCGCTGCTCCAGCCATCAGGGTTCTCCCATTACGGCTAA
- a CDS encoding peptidylprolyl isomerase produces MAHRRLTALLLAWLAAFGLWLAKPVWADLPQGNAVQDPAAILRDSLPMNQEDLRELQHRLESTSNDLRAKRWSALGRTVSRTQKLVATRGNSILEAVPAEQRSQAELLLNEVRADLVKLQDETDANDRDGFIQIRRDTLSRVGDLEALLIDDRLPDIPSEFDALPRLAGRATVVIETTQGNLTAVVDGYNAPLTAGAFIDLSLKGFYDGLPFNRAEDFYILQTGDPEGPDIGYVDPKTKEERHVPLEIRVPGETDTLYNETFEDVGLFKAAAVLPFSTLGTLGWAHSDQALDDGSSQFFLFLYEAELTPAGLNLVDGRNAAFGYVVDGFDVLEELGVDDGIKRIQVIEGADRLQDHA; encoded by the coding sequence TTGGCTCACCGCCGTCTGACCGCTCTGCTTCTTGCCTGGCTAGCCGCCTTTGGCCTCTGGCTTGCCAAACCGGTATGGGCAGATCTCCCTCAAGGCAATGCCGTACAGGATCCTGCGGCGATCCTGCGCGATTCGTTGCCGATGAATCAAGAGGATCTCCGCGAGCTTCAACATCGGCTGGAATCCACGAGTAACGATTTACGTGCGAAGCGCTGGAGTGCTTTGGGACGCACGGTGAGCCGCACGCAGAAACTGGTGGCCACCAGAGGCAACAGCATTCTTGAAGCCGTTCCTGCGGAGCAACGCAGTCAGGCTGAGTTGCTCCTCAATGAGGTGCGCGCTGACCTGGTCAAGCTTCAAGACGAAACAGATGCCAATGACAGAGATGGATTCATCCAGATCCGTCGCGACACTCTGAGCCGAGTCGGTGATCTCGAAGCCCTGCTGATCGACGATCGTCTTCCTGACATCCCCTCCGAATTCGATGCCCTACCAAGGCTTGCTGGGCGGGCAACCGTGGTGATCGAAACCACCCAGGGAAACCTCACAGCCGTTGTGGACGGCTACAACGCCCCTCTCACAGCAGGCGCTTTTATCGATCTCAGCCTGAAGGGCTTCTATGACGGTCTCCCTTTCAACCGCGCTGAAGATTTCTACATCCTTCAAACCGGAGACCCGGAAGGTCCAGACATCGGCTACGTCGACCCAAAAACCAAAGAGGAACGCCACGTTCCCCTAGAGATTCGCGTTCCAGGCGAAACCGACACCCTCTACAACGAAACCTTCGAGGACGTTGGTCTGTTTAAAGCAGCAGCCGTGCTTCCTTTTTCCACCCTCGGGACTCTGGGCTGGGCCCATTCCGACCAGGCCCTTGATGATGGGTCATCGCAATTCTTCCTGTTCCTTTACGAAGCAGAACTCACGCCTGCTGGCCTCAACCTCGTAGACGGGCGCAATGCCGCCTTTGGCTACGTGGTGGATGGCTTTGACGTTCTCGAAGAGCTGGGCGTTGACGATGGAATTAAACGCATCCAAGTGATCGAAGGCGCCGATCGCCTACAAGATCACGCCTGA
- the efp gene encoding elongation factor P, translating to MISSNDFRTGTTIELDGAVWRVVEFLHVKPGKGSAFVRTKLKAVQSGSVVEKTFRAGEMLPQAVLEKSKLQHTYMEGEDFVFMDMSSYEETRLTAKQIGESRKYLKEGMEVNVVTWNDKPLEVELPNSVVLEIAQTDPGVKGDTATGGTKPAILETGAQVMVPLFLSIGEKIKVDTRNDTYLGRENG from the coding sequence ATGATCTCCAGCAACGACTTTCGCACCGGCACCACGATCGAGCTGGACGGAGCTGTCTGGCGCGTTGTCGAATTTCTGCACGTCAAGCCAGGCAAGGGATCTGCGTTTGTACGGACCAAGCTCAAGGCTGTCCAAAGCGGCAGTGTGGTGGAGAAAACTTTTCGGGCTGGAGAGATGCTTCCCCAGGCTGTGCTCGAGAAGTCGAAGCTTCAACACACCTACATGGAAGGCGAAGATTTTGTCTTCATGGACATGTCCTCCTATGAAGAGACGCGCCTAACCGCCAAACAGATCGGAGAGAGTCGTAAATATCTCAAGGAGGGTATGGAGGTGAATGTCGTCACCTGGAATGACAAGCCATTAGAGGTTGAATTGCCGAATTCGGTTGTGTTGGAGATCGCTCAGACCGACCCCGGTGTGAAGGGAGACACGGCAACCGGCGGGACGAAACCTGCCATCTTGGAAACCGGTGCTCAGGTGATGGTTCCCCTGTTTTTATCGATCGGCGAAAAAATTAAGGTTGATACTCGCAACGACACCTATCTGGGACGGGAGAACGGTTAA
- the accB gene encoding acetyl-CoA carboxylase biotin carboxyl carrier protein has product MQLDHDQLHTLLAALVESDIQEFRLEGDDFRLEVRRNLPVTTVAAPLAPVASVPVAPPQDSPAVELPAGTPPPPAGSRSDLLEVTAPMVGTFYRAPAPGEPSFVEIGTRIGVGQTICILEAMKLMNELESELAGEVVEILVENGTPVEFGQVLMRVKPG; this is encoded by the coding sequence ATGCAGCTCGACCACGATCAGCTTCACACCCTGCTTGCCGCTCTCGTCGAGAGCGATATCCAGGAATTCCGCCTCGAGGGAGACGACTTCCGTTTGGAAGTGCGTCGCAACCTTCCTGTCACCACGGTGGCTGCACCCTTGGCGCCCGTGGCGTCTGTACCGGTTGCGCCCCCCCAGGACAGTCCTGCTGTTGAGTTACCCGCAGGAACCCCGCCGCCGCCGGCTGGATCTCGTTCAGACCTGTTGGAGGTGACGGCGCCCATGGTGGGCACCTTCTACCGAGCTCCGGCGCCAGGAGAACCTTCTTTCGTTGAGATCGGAACCCGCATCGGTGTAGGCCAAACGATCTGCATCCTTGAGGCCATGAAGCTGATGAACGAGCTCGAATCTGAGCTGGCTGGTGAGGTGGTTGAAATCCTGGTGGAGAACGGCACCCCTGTGGAATTTGGTCAGGTGTTGATGCGCGTTAAACCCGGCTGA
- the pdxA gene encoding 4-hydroxythreonine-4-phosphate dehydrogenase PdxA: MSFSQPSPDATDRLVIALGDPAGIGMEVTLKALADPRLPEELNPLVVGCRKSLEQTYARLKTQQCPLLIDPSDLDMDDLPIHDEITPGAASPESGAASFRWLSHAVSRVKQEHRRALVTAPIAKHAWHAAGHDYPGQTERLAELDGAPQASMLFTAVSPNHGWRLNTLLATTHIPLQHVPAALTPELVLRKLDVLSAFCLRFNPNPRLLVAGLNPHAGEQGRLGSEETTWLIPALHQWQQNHPHIHLSGPLPPDTCWLSAAMAWQRGGQPESPDGILALYHDQGLIPMKLMAFDEAVNTTLGLSFLRTSPDHGTGFDIAGQGVARSTSMVAAIRAAWDLSRV; encoded by the coding sequence GATTGCTCTCGGTGATCCTGCTGGAATCGGCATGGAGGTGACCTTGAAAGCCCTCGCCGATCCACGACTGCCCGAGGAACTGAACCCCCTCGTTGTGGGTTGCCGAAAAAGTTTGGAGCAAACGTACGCCAGGCTGAAAACCCAACAGTGCCCCCTCCTGATCGACCCCAGCGATCTCGACATGGACGACCTTCCGATCCATGACGAGATCACCCCTGGGGCAGCGAGCCCTGAAAGCGGGGCAGCCAGTTTTCGCTGGCTGAGCCATGCCGTCTCGCGTGTGAAACAGGAGCACAGAAGAGCTCTGGTCACAGCACCCATTGCGAAACATGCCTGGCATGCCGCAGGACATGACTATCCGGGCCAAACAGAACGCCTGGCAGAACTCGACGGCGCACCGCAAGCTTCGATGCTGTTCACAGCCGTCTCACCCAACCATGGCTGGCGGCTGAACACCCTTCTCGCCACAACGCATATTCCCCTTCAACACGTTCCCGCTGCACTCACTCCCGAGCTCGTACTCCGCAAGCTGGACGTGCTGAGCGCGTTCTGCCTGAGGTTCAATCCCAACCCACGCCTACTCGTCGCTGGCCTCAATCCCCACGCTGGAGAACAGGGCCGCCTTGGCAGCGAAGAAACAACCTGGCTGATCCCAGCACTCCACCAGTGGCAGCAGAACCATCCCCACATCCATTTGAGCGGACCGCTGCCTCCCGACACCTGCTGGCTGAGCGCAGCCATGGCCTGGCAGCGGGGAGGCCAACCTGAATCACCCGATGGGATCCTTGCGCTATATCACGACCAAGGCTTGATCCCCATGAAGCTGATGGCCTTCGATGAGGCCGTCAACACCACTCTGGGACTGTCGTTCTTGCGCACCTCGCCAGATCATGGGACCGGCTTCGACATCGCAGGACAAGGGGTGGCGAGATCGACAAGCATGGTGGCAGCGATTCGGGCCGCCTGGGACCTCAGCCGGGTTTAA